The following proteins come from a genomic window of Mycobacterium sp. DL:
- a CDS encoding peptide chain release factor 3 gives MTETATGVPKADGPQADRISAEARRRRTFAVISHPDAGKSTLTEALVLHANAITQAGAIHGKAGRRATVSDWMEMEKARGISITSTALQFPYKTQTGQTCVINLLDTPGHADFSEDTYRVLTAVDCAVMLIDAAKGLEPQTLKLFQVCRHRGIPIITVVNKWDRPGRDALELMDEIHERIQLQTTPLTWPVGIAGDFKGVLDRRTGKYIKYTRTAGGATAAPEEHIDASRAHEVAGSDWDNAMEESELLSADGADFDRDSFLRCTSTPVLFTSAILNFGVNQLLDVLAQLAPSPSGQLDIDGNRRDATAPFSAFVFKVQAGMDSAHRDRIAYARVCSGTFERGDVLTHGSTGKPFVTKYAQSVFGQQRSTLDTAWPGDVIGLANAAALRPGDTLYRDIAVQYPPIPSFSPEHFAVARGTDPSKHKQFRKGIEQLDQEGVIQVLRSDRRGDQAPVFAAVGPMQFEVASHRMAAEYSAPIELEPLPYTVARAADPDDVELLQKQASVEVFTRTDGVVLAVFSTKWRLENVQRDNPSVQLRSLVAAGD, from the coding sequence ATGACCGAAACCGCCACAGGTGTGCCCAAGGCCGACGGGCCTCAGGCAGACCGCATCTCCGCCGAAGCGCGACGGCGCCGAACGTTCGCTGTCATCAGTCATCCCGACGCGGGCAAGTCCACCTTGACCGAGGCGCTGGTGCTTCATGCCAACGCCATCACCCAGGCGGGTGCCATCCACGGCAAGGCCGGTCGCCGCGCCACGGTGTCCGACTGGATGGAGATGGAGAAGGCCCGCGGTATCTCCATCACCTCGACAGCCCTTCAGTTCCCCTACAAGACCCAGACCGGGCAGACCTGCGTCATCAACCTGCTCGACACCCCCGGGCACGCCGACTTCTCCGAAGACACCTACCGCGTCCTGACCGCCGTCGACTGCGCGGTGATGCTCATCGACGCCGCGAAGGGGCTGGAGCCGCAGACGCTCAAGCTCTTCCAGGTCTGCCGACATCGCGGCATCCCGATCATCACGGTGGTCAACAAGTGGGACCGGCCGGGTCGCGACGCGCTGGAGTTGATGGACGAGATCCACGAGCGCATCCAGCTGCAGACCACCCCGTTGACCTGGCCGGTCGGCATCGCCGGTGACTTCAAGGGGGTCCTGGACCGGCGTACCGGCAAGTACATCAAGTACACCCGTACGGCCGGCGGTGCCACCGCCGCTCCCGAGGAACACATCGATGCCTCCCGCGCCCATGAGGTCGCGGGAAGCGACTGGGACAACGCGATGGAGGAGTCCGAGCTGCTGTCCGCCGACGGCGCCGATTTCGACCGGGACTCGTTCCTGCGCTGTACGTCGACACCGGTCCTGTTCACCTCGGCCATCCTCAACTTCGGTGTCAACCAACTCCTCGATGTCCTCGCCCAGCTCGCCCCGTCGCCGAGCGGTCAACTCGACATCGACGGCAACCGGCGGGACGCGACCGCCCCCTTCAGCGCTTTCGTGTTCAAGGTTCAGGCGGGCATGGACTCCGCCCACCGCGACCGGATCGCGTACGCCCGGGTGTGCTCGGGCACGTTCGAACGCGGCGATGTGCTGACCCACGGCTCCACGGGCAAGCCCTTCGTCACCAAGTACGCGCAGTCGGTGTTCGGCCAGCAGCGGTCGACGCTGGACACCGCGTGGCCGGGTGACGTCATCGGCCTGGCCAACGCCGCCGCGCTACGCCCGGGCGACACCCTGTACCGGGACATCGCCGTGCAGTACCCGCCGATTCCGAGCTTCTCCCCGGAGCATTTTGCCGTGGCCAGGGGCACCGATCCGAGCAAACACAAGCAGTTCCGCAAGGGGATCGAGCAGCTGGACCAGGAAGGCGTGATCCAGGTGCTGCGCTCGGACCGGCGCGGTGATCAGGCGCCGGTATTCGCCGCCGTCGGTCCGATGCAGTTCGAGGTGGCCAGCCACCGGATGGCCGCCGAATACAGTGCGCCGATCGAGCTCGAGCCGCTGCCGTACACGGTGGCCCGCGCCGCCGACCCCGACGACGTCGAGCTGCTCCAGAAGCAGGCGTCAGTCGAGGTGTTCACCCGCACCGACGGTGTCGTCCTCGCGGTCTTCTCGACGAAGTGGCGCCTCGAGAACGTCCAGCGGGACAACCCGTCGGTTCAGCTGCGATCGCTGGTGGCCGCAGGGGACTGA
- a CDS encoding BatC protein, translating to MALDDNDITTSGGGGEGTADGGSNPEGHDGGADGTAGGEGTADGGSNPEGHDGGADGTAGGEGTADGGSNPEGHDGGADGTA from the coding sequence ATGGCACTCGACGACAACGACATCACCACCTCAGGCGGCGGAGGCGAGGGAACCGCCGACGGCGGCTCCAACCCCGAAGGCCACGACGGCGGCGCCGACGGAACCGCAGGCGGAGAGGGAACCGCTGACGGCGGCTCCAACCCCGAAGGCCACGACGGCGGCGCCGACGGAACCGCAGGCGGAGAGGGAACCGCTGACGGCGGCTCCAACCCCGAAGGCCACGACGGCGGCGCCGACGGAACCGCCTGA
- a CDS encoding cupin domain-containing protein — MLSRCIATDPQTFATEHWGRKPLLSRTGSLPRDFDDLLSADSVDELLTERGVRAPFIRLAKEGDLLARDCYLGPAGFGAEITDQVDSAKVLGEFASGATIVLQGLHRLWPPLIHFVRQAVDDLGHPVQANAYITPPTNRGFDPHYDVHDVFVLQTAGQKRWIVHPPVHLHPLPSQPWTQHRGAIEDRVAEEPVIDAVLSPGDALYLPRGWVHSAQALATTSIHLTIGVAALTGFDVARAVVDQLATVTEFRESLPMGGDPADRDEIIATVTKVMAQMTATLRDEASALSTGTAARLTRRHADRTRPVAVRPLASLAAAEAAGTTRIRWRHGLVATVDRSGERVVLHLPDRTMTFPLSCADAVQALHHGRTFDAGRLPGLDRADATVLIRRLLREAVVVPIPDRGGPLPADNG, encoded by the coding sequence ATGCTGAGCCGCTGCATCGCCACCGACCCGCAGACGTTCGCCACCGAACACTGGGGCCGGAAGCCTCTGCTCAGCCGGACCGGTTCGCTGCCCCGCGATTTTGACGACCTGCTCTCGGCCGACTCGGTTGACGAGTTGCTCACCGAACGCGGGGTACGCGCACCGTTCATCCGCCTCGCCAAGGAGGGCGACCTGCTGGCCCGGGATTGTTACCTCGGGCCGGCGGGGTTCGGCGCAGAGATCACCGATCAAGTGGATTCAGCCAAGGTACTCGGCGAATTCGCCTCCGGTGCAACGATTGTGCTCCAGGGTCTGCACCGGCTGTGGCCACCGCTGATCCACTTCGTCCGACAGGCCGTCGACGACCTCGGGCATCCCGTGCAGGCCAACGCCTACATCACGCCGCCGACCAACCGCGGATTCGATCCGCACTACGACGTCCACGACGTCTTCGTGCTGCAGACTGCCGGGCAGAAACGTTGGATCGTGCATCCACCGGTGCACCTTCATCCGCTGCCCTCTCAGCCGTGGACCCAGCACCGGGGCGCGATCGAGGACCGGGTCGCCGAAGAGCCTGTCATCGATGCCGTGCTGTCACCTGGGGACGCGCTGTACCTGCCCCGGGGATGGGTGCATTCAGCGCAGGCCCTGGCGACGACGTCGATTCATCTGACCATCGGGGTGGCGGCCCTGACGGGCTTCGACGTCGCGCGAGCGGTGGTCGATCAACTGGCGACCGTCACCGAGTTCAGGGAGTCGCTGCCGATGGGCGGCGACCCTGCCGATCGGGACGAGATCATCGCGACGGTGACGAAGGTGATGGCGCAGATGACGGCCACCCTTCGCGATGAGGCCTCTGCACTCAGCACCGGTACCGCCGCCCGGTTGACCCGAAGGCACGCCGACCGGACACGTCCCGTCGCGGTCCGCCCCCTTGCCTCGCTCGCGGCGGCAGAAGCCGCCGGCACCACGAGGATTCGGTGGCGCCACGGGCTCGTCGCAACCGTCGATCGTTCCGGTGAACGTGTCGTGCTGCACCTGCCCGATCGGACCATGACGTTTCCGCTCTCTTGTGCCGACGCGGTGCAGGCACTGCACCACGGCCGCACATTCGACGCCGGTCGCCTGCCCGGACTCGACCGCGCCGACGCCACTGTGCTGATTCGCAGGCTGCTGCGGGAGGCGGTGGTGGTGCCGATTCCCGACCGGGGCGGCCCACTGCCGGCGGACAACGGATGA
- a CDS encoding sucrase ferredoxin, with the protein MTEPKRAPCSDQSLARNDPMYGTASAGSTWVLLELCGAWGHSAFLNSPAIIDPDLGLAIVRRVEKAGMRIAAIRRHGRRPTAPRWRWFIARSTPGSEAVHSGEVGGPRDYLEIALDGSDGTLSTEPLVAICAHGRHDQCCAVRGRGATAAIAAEFPQITWECSHLGGDRFAATMLILPEGLCYGRVDSTDSAGLVRLYHDGRLDNRYLRGRTSLPHAVQAAQYFARGASGDDRIAGLSPLTVEEGDHMVHVVLDGDSAPIEVTLHKGLSEPLLSQCQARVPGAVRVFTLSSITSP; encoded by the coding sequence ATGACGGAGCCCAAGCGTGCTCCGTGCAGTGACCAGTCGCTGGCCCGCAACGACCCGATGTATGGCACCGCCTCGGCGGGATCCACCTGGGTGCTTCTCGAATTGTGCGGCGCCTGGGGACATTCGGCGTTCCTGAACTCGCCGGCGATCATCGACCCCGACCTAGGGCTCGCCATCGTCCGGCGGGTGGAGAAGGCCGGCATGCGCATTGCGGCGATCCGCCGTCACGGCCGACGCCCCACCGCGCCGAGGTGGCGCTGGTTCATCGCGCGGTCCACGCCGGGTAGCGAGGCCGTCCACTCCGGCGAGGTCGGTGGCCCCCGCGACTATCTGGAGATTGCGCTGGACGGCAGCGATGGCACACTGTCCACCGAACCGCTGGTGGCGATCTGCGCCCACGGCAGGCATGACCAGTGCTGTGCGGTCCGCGGGCGCGGAGCAACTGCGGCCATCGCCGCTGAATTCCCCCAGATCACCTGGGAATGTTCACATCTGGGTGGTGACCGATTCGCGGCGACCATGCTCATCCTGCCGGAAGGACTGTGTTACGGGCGGGTCGACTCGACCGATTCGGCCGGGCTCGTCCGTCTGTACCACGACGGGCGATTGGACAACCGGTACCTGCGCGGGCGTACCTCGCTGCCGCACGCGGTGCAGGCCGCACAGTACTTCGCGCGTGGGGCCTCCGGCGACGACCGCATCGCCGGTCTGTCACCGCTGACAGTCGAGGAAGGCGACCACATGGTGCACGTTGTCCTCGACGGCGACTCAGCCCCCATCGAAGTCACCCTCCACAAGGGACTCTCCGAGCCACTGCTATCACAGTGCCAAGCGAGAGTTCCTGGCGCCGTGAGGGTCTTCACGCTGTCGTCCATCACATCTCCATGA
- a CDS encoding isoprenylcysteine carboxyl methyltransferase family protein, with the protein MYYLFILLVGAERLVELAVSRRNAAWSFAHGGKEFGRGHYPVMVAMHAALLLSCVGEVAFLHRPFIPGLGWTMVAVVAASTAVRWWCVSVLGAHWNPRLIIVPGAPLVRNGPYRWVHHPNYMAVAAEVAALPLVHSAWVTAIVFSIANSLVLNVRIRAEDAALGYA; encoded by the coding sequence ATGTACTACCTGTTCATCCTGTTGGTCGGCGCCGAACGCCTTGTCGAGCTTGCAGTTTCGCGTCGCAACGCTGCATGGTCGTTCGCACACGGAGGTAAAGAATTCGGCCGCGGTCACTACCCGGTGATGGTGGCCATGCACGCGGCATTGTTGCTGTCCTGTGTGGGTGAAGTCGCGTTTCTGCACCGGCCGTTCATTCCCGGGTTGGGGTGGACGATGGTTGCGGTGGTCGCTGCGAGCACCGCGGTGCGATGGTGGTGTGTGTCGGTCCTCGGCGCACACTGGAACCCGCGATTGATCATCGTGCCGGGTGCTCCATTGGTTCGCAACGGCCCCTACCGGTGGGTGCACCACCCGAACTACATGGCGGTCGCCGCTGAGGTGGCGGCTCTCCCGCTGGTTCACTCGGCCTGGGTGACAGCCATCGTGTTCAGCATCGCCAACTCCCTGGTGCTCAACGTCCGCATCCGGGCCGAGGACGCCGCGCTGGGATACGCCTGA
- a CDS encoding 3-oxoacyl-[acyl-carrier-protein] synthase III C-terminal domain-containing protein: protein MTDTSDSTFTNTIREPRTGAPRIAGTGVALTPHRYSQDEVVRELTSTIEPAFARFARTSGVDHRSLAMTLDRYPTLAGFTEANGVYLDVASELGERAVRTALEAANLDPHDLDAIVTVSSTGVAVPTIDARIASRLGLRPDVKRLPLFGLGCVAGAAGLARVHDYLRGFPDHVAVLLSVELCSLTLQRDDHSIPALIGVCLFGDGAAAVVATGADRVPAGPTMTGGPRVLATRSRLFPDTVDVMGWNVSANGFQLVMSRDVPRMAQDYLGDEVDDFLAGHGLTTADVSAWICHPGGPKVLDAMEEALAVPAVEFRHSWQSMRDNGNISSASVLDVLNRTLAEPPAAGSIGLMLAMGPGFSFELLLLSW from the coding sequence ATGACAGATACCTCGGATTCAACATTCACCAACACGATTCGTGAACCGCGTACGGGGGCTCCCCGCATCGCCGGCACAGGGGTGGCATTGACGCCGCACCGATACTCGCAGGACGAGGTTGTCCGCGAGCTCACCTCGACCATCGAACCGGCCTTCGCACGATTCGCCCGCACCAGCGGCGTCGACCATCGCAGTCTGGCGATGACCCTCGATCGCTATCCGACACTCGCCGGATTCACGGAGGCGAACGGCGTCTACCTCGACGTGGCGTCCGAACTCGGCGAACGGGCGGTGCGCACGGCGTTGGAGGCAGCCAACCTCGACCCGCACGACCTCGACGCCATCGTGACGGTGTCCAGCACAGGCGTGGCGGTCCCCACGATCGACGCGCGAATCGCCTCGCGACTGGGATTGCGGCCGGACGTCAAGCGCCTTCCGCTCTTCGGCCTGGGCTGTGTCGCGGGTGCTGCCGGGCTGGCGCGGGTCCACGACTACCTGCGGGGCTTTCCCGACCACGTCGCGGTGCTCCTGTCGGTGGAGCTGTGCTCCCTGACCCTGCAGCGCGACGACCACTCCATACCCGCGTTGATCGGGGTGTGCCTGTTCGGTGATGGAGCGGCAGCCGTCGTCGCCACTGGGGCTGACCGGGTTCCCGCCGGACCCACCATGACCGGTGGCCCACGCGTGCTCGCCACCCGCAGCAGATTGTTTCCCGACACCGTCGACGTCATGGGCTGGAATGTCAGCGCCAACGGATTCCAGCTGGTGATGTCCCGGGATGTGCCGAGGATGGCACAGGACTACCTCGGCGATGAGGTCGACGACTTCCTCGCCGGCCACGGCCTCACCACCGCTGACGTGTCGGCCTGGATATGCCACCCCGGCGGGCCCAAGGTGCTCGACGCGATGGAGGAAGCGCTTGCCGTGCCCGCCGTGGAGTTCCGCCACAGCTGGCAGTCGATGCGCGACAACGGCAACATCTCCTCGGCCTCGGTGCTCGACGTGCTCAACCGAACCCTCGCCGAGCCCCCGGCCGCGGGGTCGATCGGATTGATGTTGGCCATGGGTCCCGGGTTCAGCTTCGAACTACTCCTGCTGAGCTGGTGA
- a CDS encoding class I SAM-dependent methyltransferase codes for MNHADGDRADASTLTGVSETALLTLNGRAHQARHRDAIIDDPMAIRLVDSIDFDFAKFGRKGQEMALRSLAFDRAAVRYLSDHPRGTVVALAEGLQTSFWRLDAALPDSEFRWLTVDFAPIIELRQNLLPPSPRITSIAQSALDYTWMDRVDAGDGVFITAEGLLMYLQPDESMGLITECAKRFPGGQMIFDLPPVLVKKFAPKGMRASRRYRVPPMPFSLSAAQLADLANTVPGVRAVHDLPMPRGRGLMFGRLFPAFWQLKPTKQIRGAYTLLEFG; via the coding sequence ATGAATCACGCAGACGGTGACCGAGCCGACGCCAGCACCCTCACCGGGGTCTCGGAGACGGCGTTGCTGACTCTGAACGGCAGGGCCCACCAGGCCCGGCATCGCGACGCCATCATCGACGATCCGATGGCCATCCGGCTTGTTGATTCGATCGACTTCGACTTCGCGAAGTTCGGCCGCAAGGGCCAGGAGATGGCCCTGCGGTCGCTGGCCTTCGACCGGGCGGCTGTCCGGTACCTGTCAGACCATCCGCGCGGCACTGTCGTCGCCCTGGCCGAAGGCCTGCAGACCAGCTTCTGGCGCCTCGACGCCGCGCTTCCCGACTCAGAATTCCGTTGGCTCACTGTCGACTTCGCACCCATCATCGAGCTGCGGCAGAACCTCTTGCCCCCGTCTCCCCGGATCACGAGCATCGCCCAATCGGCGCTCGACTACACATGGATGGACCGGGTCGATGCCGGCGACGGCGTGTTCATCACTGCCGAGGGGCTGCTGATGTATCTGCAGCCCGACGAGTCGATGGGCCTGATCACCGAGTGCGCCAAGCGCTTTCCGGGCGGCCAGATGATCTTCGACCTGCCCCCGGTCCTGGTGAAGAAGTTCGCGCCGAAGGGGATGCGGGCCTCCCGCCGGTATCGGGTCCCGCCGATGCCGTTCAGCCTGTCGGCTGCTCAACTGGCCGACCTGGCCAACACCGTGCCCGGCGTGCGCGCCGTGCACGATCTACCAATGCCGCGCGGCCGGGGCCTGATGTTCGGCAGGCTCTTTCCGGCCTTCTGGCAACTGAAGCCGACCAAGCAGATCCGCGGCGCCTACACCCTGCTGGAATTCGGCTGA
- a CDS encoding SRPBCC family protein, translated as MAITEVREVVIEAPPADVMAVLIDLESLTQWSSAHQEIDILERDAEGRPRKARQVVKIVGVSDEQVLEYSFEDGGVSWKLVSSGQQRAQQGRYTLTPQGDSSTLVRFELTVDLIAPLPGFLIRKGANGLMDTATKGLRKRTLEVKRG; from the coding sequence ATGGCCATCACCGAAGTCCGCGAAGTAGTCATCGAGGCGCCGCCGGCCGACGTCATGGCCGTGCTGATCGATCTGGAGTCCCTGACCCAGTGGTCATCGGCCCACCAGGAGATCGACATTCTCGAACGTGACGCCGAGGGCCGCCCGCGCAAGGCCCGCCAAGTCGTCAAGATCGTCGGGGTCAGCGACGAGCAGGTACTGGAGTACAGCTTCGAAGACGGGGGCGTCAGCTGGAAACTGGTCAGCTCGGGCCAGCAGCGGGCTCAGCAGGGCCGTTACACACTGACACCGCAGGGAGATTCGTCGACCCTGGTGCGCTTCGAACTGACCGTCGATCTGATCGCGCCGCTTCCCGGCTTTCTGATCAGGAAGGGCGCCAACGGGTTGATGGACACCGCAACCAAAGGACTGCGCAAGCGCACACTGGAGGTCAAGCGCGGGTAG
- a CDS encoding nitroreductase/quinone reductase family protein has translation MGIPAVDPTAGSPLLRIGARLTDNTPGRWLARRVAPRVDRRLLRLSRGRLSSAMVTPELLLVSVGAKTGRQRTTPLTYFTDGGRVIVVASNYGGSRHPAWYYNVLANPVVRISAGGYTGTFVGQEVTGADRERLWNLAKEFIPSYAGYERLAGRRTIPLLMFTETE, from the coding sequence ATGGGCATACCCGCAGTCGACCCGACAGCCGGTTCTCCGTTGTTGCGTATCGGAGCCCGGCTGACGGACAACACCCCGGGACGGTGGCTGGCCCGCCGGGTCGCGCCGCGTGTCGACCGGCGGCTGCTCCGGTTGAGCCGGGGACGGTTGTCGTCGGCGATGGTCACGCCCGAACTCCTGCTTGTCAGCGTCGGCGCCAAGACCGGTAGGCAGCGGACCACCCCGCTGACGTACTTCACCGACGGCGGCCGAGTCATCGTCGTGGCATCGAACTACGGCGGCTCACGACATCCGGCTTGGTACTACAACGTGCTGGCGAATCCCGTGGTCCGGATCTCCGCGGGCGGGTACACCGGCACCTTCGTCGGGCAGGAGGTCACGGGGGCCGATCGGGAACGGTTGTGGAACCTGGCGAAGGAGTTCATCCCTTCCTATGCCGGATACGAGCGCCTCGCAGGCAGGCGGACGATACCGCTGCTGATGTTCACCGAAACCGAGTGA
- a CDS encoding glycerophosphodiester phosphodiesterase family protein: MLTVGTIAGVPPAAAEGDFDLQAHRGGRGETTEESLRAFAKALEVGVSTLEFDIVITRDGEPLVWHDPVIEPTKCADTAPAFPNDPQYPYVGQFTHDLTLAQIRTLDCGKLLADFPSAEVVPGNKIATLPEVFDLTDAYGANVRYNIETKVEAEDPDTSASPQEFVDAILGAVRAAGKVGQVEIQSFDWRALPLVAAAEPSIPLVTLWDDTTYVPDSPWLAGVNPAVVPDPIAGALMVGADILSPGYSVPTGLTPGDPGFQLVADRAFVDRAHAAGLRVIPWTINDPAAMRAQIDAGADGIITDYPTRLRSVMAEQGLPLPRAYTR, encoded by the coding sequence ATGCTCACGGTGGGCACGATCGCCGGAGTACCACCGGCGGCCGCCGAAGGCGATTTCGACCTGCAGGCCCATCGGGGTGGGCGTGGCGAAACCACCGAGGAATCGTTGCGCGCCTTCGCCAAAGCACTCGAGGTCGGCGTCAGCACCCTCGAGTTCGACATCGTCATCACCAGGGATGGCGAACCGTTGGTGTGGCATGACCCGGTGATCGAGCCGACCAAGTGCGCCGACACGGCGCCCGCCTTTCCGAACGATCCCCAGTATCCCTACGTCGGACAGTTCACCCATGATCTGACGCTGGCACAGATCCGCACGCTCGACTGCGGAAAGCTGCTTGCCGACTTCCCGTCCGCCGAGGTGGTCCCGGGGAACAAGATCGCCACTCTGCCGGAGGTGTTCGACCTCACCGACGCCTACGGTGCGAACGTCCGCTACAACATCGAGACGAAGGTGGAGGCGGAAGATCCGGACACCTCGGCGTCGCCGCAGGAGTTCGTCGACGCGATCCTCGGTGCGGTGCGCGCAGCAGGAAAGGTGGGCCAGGTCGAGATCCAGAGCTTCGATTGGCGCGCACTGCCTCTCGTCGCTGCGGCCGAACCATCCATTCCGTTGGTGACGTTGTGGGACGACACCACCTACGTTCCGGACTCCCCGTGGTTGGCCGGGGTAAACCCGGCTGTTGTCCCCGACCCGATCGCCGGCGCGCTCATGGTGGGTGCCGACATCCTGTCACCGGGCTACTCGGTGCCCACGGGATTGACGCCCGGCGATCCCGGCTTCCAGCTCGTCGCCGATCGGGCTTTTGTCGATCGGGCGCATGCCGCCGGACTGAGGGTCATCCCCTGGACGATCAACGATCCCGCGGCGATGCGTGCGCAGATCGACGCGGGAGCAGACGGCATCATCACCGACTATCCGACCCGGCTGCGCTCGGTTATGGCGGAACAGGGGCTGCCACTACCCCGCGCCTACACCAGGTGA
- a CDS encoding NmrA family NAD(P)-binding protein has product MLLITGPSGNVGHELVDLLSTRPDLEFRVASRQTPQPRGTVNTCEMDFFDRSTWESALTGVDRLFLLFPLPGNRAAREAIIPFIAAAERAGCRHVVYVSVFGADRARIIPHYKVEAALRRSSMTWTVLRCSFFMQNLHRSLSTHGDDISRGELFIPAGRGRTTFLDARDAAAVAARILSDPGGHLNTVYELTGPAALTMDDVAAELSEALGHPVRYTDPGLITFARRLRRRGVRWDTIVFMSAVYTLTRSGLNQPITDDVASLLGRPPRTLTEFLTDSAWRWHERAWT; this is encoded by the coding sequence ATGCTGCTGATCACCGGGCCGTCCGGAAATGTCGGCCACGAACTCGTGGATCTGCTCAGCACCCGGCCGGACCTCGAGTTCCGGGTCGCCAGCCGTCAGACACCTCAGCCGCGTGGCACCGTCAACACGTGCGAGATGGACTTCTTCGACCGGTCCACCTGGGAATCTGCGCTGACCGGTGTGGACCGACTCTTCCTGCTGTTCCCCCTACCCGGCAACCGGGCGGCGCGCGAAGCGATCATTCCCTTCATCGCCGCAGCGGAGCGGGCGGGGTGCCGCCACGTCGTCTACGTCTCGGTCTTCGGGGCCGACCGGGCCCGCATCATCCCGCACTACAAGGTCGAGGCGGCGCTGCGGCGCAGTTCGATGACGTGGACCGTCCTCAGATGCAGCTTCTTCATGCAGAATCTGCACCGCAGCCTCTCGACACACGGCGACGACATCAGCCGTGGTGAGTTGTTCATCCCGGCCGGCCGCGGGCGGACCACGTTTCTCGACGCCCGGGACGCAGCCGCCGTAGCGGCGAGGATCCTGAGTGATCCCGGCGGGCATCTGAACACCGTCTACGAACTGACCGGACCCGCGGCACTGACGATGGACGACGTTGCGGCCGAGCTCAGCGAGGCGCTGGGCCACCCCGTTCGCTACACCGATCCCGGGCTGATCACCTTCGCCCGTCGGTTGCGTCGGCGTGGGGTCAGGTGGGACACCATCGTGTTCATGAGCGCGGTGTACACCCTGACCCGCTCGGGCTTGAACCAACCGATCACCGACGATGTGGCATCCCTGCTCGGTCGACCGCCACGCACACTGACCGAGTTCCTCACTGACAGCGCCTGGCGCTGGCACGAGCGAGCCTGGACATAG
- the scnC gene encoding thiocyanate hydrolase subunit gamma: protein MTAHDHDHDRTVKPMVDEVTDFEILEIALRELCIEKGIFTAEEHRRFTEFAEQIGPTPAARLVARAWLDPDFKSLALAEPMTASKEVGVDWLEPTGFGTPSDFTAFQILEDTPTVHHVIVCALCSCYPRPILGNSPEWYRTPNYRRRLVRWPRQVLAEFGLYLTDDVEVRVQDSNQKHRFMVMPIRPEGTDDWTEDQLTEIITRDCLIGVALPKAGVTTNVITDTRAAVHPDGV, encoded by the coding sequence ATGACAGCGCACGACCACGACCACGACCGCACCGTCAAGCCGATGGTCGACGAGGTCACCGACTTCGAGATCCTCGAGATCGCCCTGCGCGAATTGTGCATCGAGAAGGGCATCTTCACCGCAGAGGAACATCGGCGCTTCACCGAGTTCGCCGAGCAGATCGGTCCCACTCCTGCCGCCCGTCTGGTGGCCCGCGCCTGGCTCGATCCCGATTTCAAGAGTCTTGCCCTCGCCGAACCGATGACGGCGAGCAAGGAAGTCGGCGTCGACTGGCTCGAACCGACCGGGTTCGGCACCCCCAGCGATTTCACGGCCTTCCAGATCCTGGAGGACACCCCGACGGTGCACCACGTGATCGTCTGTGCCCTGTGCTCGTGTTATCCGCGACCGATCCTCGGCAACTCCCCGGAGTGGTACCGCACACCCAATTACCGTCGGCGCCTGGTGCGTTGGCCGCGTCAGGTGCTCGCGGAGTTCGGCCTCTACCTGACCGACGATGTCGAGGTGAGGGTGCAGGACTCCAACCAGAAGCACCGGTTCATGGTCATGCCGATCCGCCCCGAGGGCACCGACGACTGGACCGAGGATCAGCTGACCGAGATCATCACCCGCGACTGCCTGATCGGCGTGGCACTGCCCAAGGCCGGAGTCACGACCAACGTCATCACCGACACCCGTGCCGCGGTGCACCCGGACGGCGTCTGA
- a CDS encoding thiocyanate hydrolase: protein MDRPVDSDVLQHLVDRRQVWPAMAAKYGVENPVPPWKTSLDGLCDALDHAACDTPVPSFKERRDEEDALSATVYSDLPYPESQLVSLAHSLMTRGLITESELRQKLSAIRARLEA, encoded by the coding sequence ATGGACCGGCCCGTCGACAGCGACGTGTTGCAGCACCTCGTCGATCGTCGTCAGGTGTGGCCGGCGATGGCGGCCAAGTACGGCGTGGAAAACCCCGTGCCACCGTGGAAGACCAGCCTCGACGGCCTCTGTGATGCACTCGACCACGCTGCGTGTGACACCCCGGTCCCGAGCTTCAAGGAACGCCGCGACGAGGAAGACGCTCTGTCTGCGACGGTGTACTCCGACCTTCCCTACCCGGAGAGCCAACTGGTCTCGCTGGCACATTCGCTGATGACGCGCGGGCTGATCACAGAATCCGAACTGCGACAGAAACTATCGGCCATCCGGGCGCGCCTCGAGGCCTGA